A window from Exiguobacterium marinum DSM 16307 encodes these proteins:
- the mntR gene encoding transcriptional regulator MntR, which translates to MPTPSMEDYLERIYLLMSEKGYARVSDIAEHLGVHPSSVTKMVQKLDREEYLVYEKYRGLMLTKKGQKVGKRLVERHAMLESFLRLIGVDEADVYEDVEGIEHHLSSNTLDCMTQFVEFFEDKPELMNQFKEFREQERAAEE; encoded by the coding sequence ATGCCGACACCGAGTATGGAAGATTATTTAGAACGTATTTACTTATTGATGTCAGAAAAAGGATATGCGCGAGTATCTGACATTGCCGAACATTTAGGAGTACATCCCTCCTCTGTCACGAAAATGGTTCAAAAGTTGGATCGTGAAGAGTATCTCGTATACGAAAAATATCGTGGACTTATGCTTACGAAAAAAGGTCAAAAAGTAGGGAAGCGATTGGTCGAGCGTCATGCGATGCTCGAGTCTTTTTTACGTCTCATCGGAGTGGATGAGGCAGACGTCTATGAAGATGTTGAAGGAATCGAACACCACCTCAGTTCAAATACACTCGATTGCATGACTCAGTTTGTGGAATTCTTTGAGGATAAACCGGAGCTCATGAATCAATTTAAAGAGTTTCGTGAACAAGAGCGGGCTGCGGAAGAATAA
- the hpt gene encoding hypoxanthine phosphoribosyltransferase has protein sequence MEIQIKGKLFDEQQIRDRVKELAEEIEKDANGTPIVIVAVLKGSMVFAADLMRYMKGSVQLDTVATSSYGKKTVSSGSVQLRKDLDLDVEGKYVVIIEDIIDTGQTLKFLCKHMELHQPKQLKICTLLDKPARRLVQLDADYVGFEIPDEFVIGYGIDYAEQYRNLPYIGYVETT, from the coding sequence ATGGAGATTCAAATTAAAGGGAAGTTATTTGACGAACAACAAATTCGAGACCGGGTAAAAGAATTGGCAGAAGAAATTGAGAAAGATGCCAATGGGACACCGATTGTCATCGTTGCCGTGTTGAAAGGGTCGATGGTCTTTGCTGCCGATTTGATGCGCTACATGAAAGGCAGTGTGCAACTCGATACAGTCGCAACATCTTCATACGGGAAAAAGACCGTTTCGAGTGGCAGTGTACAACTTCGGAAAGATCTTGATTTAGATGTCGAAGGAAAGTATGTCGTCATCATCGAAGATATCATCGATACGGGGCAGACGTTGAAATTTCTGTGCAAACATATGGAACTCCATCAACCGAAACAGTTGAAAATCTGTACGCTTCTCGATAAACCGGCTCGCCGTCTCGTGCAATTAGACGCAGACTATGTTGGCTTTGAGATTCCGGATGAATTTGTCATCGGTTATGGCATCGATTATGCGGAG